AGGATTCTTAAATTTGATGTTTTTAGTATGTTTCTTTTAAGTTTAAAAATTACGGTGACTTATTAACTGAAAGTTGCTACATTTGTAACATGATATGTGATATATTAAATATTTATTTAGTTTTTTATGTTCTTTTTATTGTGGAAAGGAGAATAAGATATACCGCCAAAGGATGATTATACAAATATTAAGATTTTGGAGGAAAGTGGTTTATTTGATAATACATTATCCAGTATATTAAGAAAAGCAAATGGGTTGCGGAATAGGCTTGTACATGGATACAATATGTTATCTGATGAGGTAGCATTAGGGTCAATAAAAATTTTACTTCCTGAGATAAAAAGGATGAGGAGGTTCATCGAAACATGGATATAGAGTTTTCTTCATTGCTTGAAATTGATAATGTTTTAGCTGTATTATTATTTGGATCTAAGGTTAGTGATGTATCATTAGCAAGAGATACTGATATATGTATTGTTGCACCTGATTCAAAAGATAAGGTTTCTCTTTTATTGGAAGTATTTTCGAAAATTTATAAGGCAGGTTATGACGTGTGGTTGTTTGAGGAGCTTCCGCTTTACATGAAGGCAGAGGTAATAAAAAATCATAAAATTTTAGGGTGTAAAGATATTTATAGACTTTATGATTATTTTGCAAAAATAATGAGAATCTGGAGTGATCAGGAAATAAGAATAAGGACGTATGTTAAGGAACTTCTATAGTGATTTGATTGTTAAATGTTGAGGGGTTGGCTGAGGAGCTCATTGTGGGAGTTAAGGTTATGGAGTTTTACGATATTAAATTAGACCCTTCAACGAACAAGATAATTGTTGGGAAGAATTACAGTTCCTTTGAACTTTAAGCATACAATTAACATGTCATATATCTTAATGTAATGTTATTAGAGTATTCTATTTTCAATTGTTTAATATCGATACCATCTATTGGTGAATTATATATGTAATGATGTAGAGACTTAAGTTGTTAGTGATTGAAAAATCAAGTGCCGTACTTAACCCCCTAACATCATGTAGGTCTGGCATTATTGATATCAAATGGCAAAGGCTTTCCTTTCGTAATATTGTGATGACATACTCTTTGTTGAAAGTGTTTGAAAGAGGGGTTTTAGATCGAGATTTTAATGTGAACCATATATTTCCGTGAACTTTTTGTTTAATAAACT
This DNA window, taken from Candidatus Culexarchaeum yellowstonense, encodes the following:
- a CDS encoding DNA polymerase subunit beta, translating into MDIEFSSLLEIDNVLAVLLFGSKVSDVSLARDTDICIVAPDSKDKVSLLLEVFSKIYKAGYDVWLFEELPLYMKAEVIKNHKILGCKDIYRLYDYFAKIMRIWSDQEIRIRTYVKELL